The region aacaagacgtttattctttcagttaaatacggaaccgttccgtattgtatctaacgggtggcatccataagtataaatattcctgttacattgcacaaccttcaatgttatgtcataattatgtaaaattcgggcaaattaggcggcccaaactgttgcatatacactgactctgcatgcaatgaacgcaagcgaagtgacacaatttcaccgggttaatattgtctgctaacctggatttcttttagctaaatatgcaggtttaaaatttaaaataaaatgattttaagaaaggcattgatgtttatggtttggtacacattggagcaacaatacgcaccgcatcgattatatgcaacgcaggacacgctagataaactagtaatatcatcaaccatatgtatttaactagtgattatgattgattgattgtttttttataagataagtttaatgctagctagcaacttaccttggcttactgcattcgcgtaacaggcagtctcctcgtggagtgcaatgtaatcaggtggttagagcattggactagttaactgtaaggttgcaagattgaatcccctgagctgacaaggtaaaaaatctgtcgttctgcccctgaatgaggcagttaacccaccattccaaggccgtcattgaaaataagaatgtgttcttaattgacttgcctagttaaataaagattaaagaTTAAAgtccaaaaataccaatttccaattgttatgaaaacttgaaatcggccctaattaatcggccattccgattaatcgtcCGACCTCTAATTGGTACAGTAGTTTAATTGCCACAAATAGATACAGAACCTCGAATTTAAAAAGTTGCTTCGTGGAGCTCTTGTACGCAAGGTCCGGGGAATGTCAAACATTGCTTGTTGTGAGTTTTATAATAGCAAATATGAATTTGTATTAGAAACGGCTTTGTTTGTTCTGAAACAGGAGTGGAAAGCCGAGGGGGTGGAGCAGCTGCGACTCAGCACAGTGGACCTGACCGGTGTGCCCAGTCTAGAGAACCTGCACAGAGGAGTGGAGTTTGCACTCAGTCACCGGGAAAAGGGCTCCAGTGTGTATGTCCACTGTAAGGCTGGACGCTGTCGCAGTGCTACACTAGCTGCTGCATACATCATAAGGGTGAGTCGAGGGCTTTGGCCAGCAAACGACAGTCTTTGCTATCCATCGATTGCCACTGCTGGCTATCCTGATCATCACTAGTACTGAATTAGTTGTATTTACCTAACTTGTACATCAGTTTGTTGGTCTGTTTACAGATACACTGCTGGAGTCCAGAGGAAGCATGTCAGATGTTGGCCTCTGTCCGACCACATGTAATAATTCGTTCATCACAGCTGGAGATGCTTCGGCGGTACCATCAGCAAGTCTGTGGCGGAGGTTCCATTTAAGTGAGGCTGCCAGCATACTTATTGCACTTATACAGAAACTGTAAATTTAGCGTTGTCAAGGCGAACAATATGCTGCTTGAAGGGATTTTTGACCTTGAGCTCATTCTTTTACATAGTTTTGTTACTCAACTGGATCAAGTGTATATTGTATAATTCTCAAATGTTGTATAATTCAAGTGTCATCACAGCTCATCAGAACATGGGGTATAATAAATTGCCATCCCAATCAAAGTACTGACAGGTGGGTGAAGGGGGTGTATTTAAAAGCTTGTttctgattttttttcttccttaATTAGGACATTTGATTACAATTTCTATGTTAAGAAAATTAGTGATATTTTCATTGGTACTAATTTCACTGATCGTTTGATAGTATTCTATATGGGTTGTAAAAACATATTGGAAagtaattatattattataaaaGGATAGCTATTGAAACTTAATCCATTGAAACCGGAGTGAACACGGGGCCTAATTGTCTGGAAGCCCAGGTTGAAATGAGCGTTTGAATCAGGAAGGGTTACTCTCACGACCTCTACAAACCATGTTGAATAAAGTGATATGTTAACGTACTTTAGCGGTTGTGTGTGCAGTTGGTCCTTTTGGCAGTAGGAATGTGAGacaatatccacaggaaagtatatAATTAtgcagaacaaaaatataaaatgcaacttTTTAAATAttcatttttcatgagctgaaatgaaagcccagaaatgttccatatgttcTGATGAGCTGTATAAAGCTTATTTCTAtaaaattgtgtgcacaaattggtttacattcttgtttgtgagcatttctcctttgccaagataatccttccacctgacaggtgtggcatatcaagaagctgactaaactgtgtgatcattacacaggtgcaccttgtgctgaggacaaaaggccactctgaaatgtgcagttgtcacaacacaatgccacagatgtctcaagttaagGGAacatacaattggcatgctgactgcaggaatgtccatcagagctgttacAAGATAGAGAaattaccataagccgcctccaacattttagagaatttggcagtacatctaaCTGgccacaactgcagaccacaccAGCCCTGGATATCAGTCTCTTAACATTCCACAAGGAGTTGAATGAACCTGAACAGAGTGGCAACTAAGCTAGGCCCAGATACAGGCCCAGATACATTTTGGATTAAAAATAGTACAGCAAAAGATAGCTGATGATCTATCCAGTGTTAAATTACCTGTCTGTAATTCGCATTAAAAGTAAATGGTAAAACAAAGATCCATCAACAGTTGGTTCTACTTCATCACAGTTAGATGGGGTGATGCAAAACCTTTTAACCAATATTTATGTAattaaaccaagatagaccactgCCTGTCATTTCCAATGTGAACAAATTACTAAGTGGGCAAGGAGAGCAGAGCCAAGAACGAGCTAGCGTTCTAGCATGCATCTGCAtttttccgttagggaacgcctactctaaAATGCGCGTATGCAATAACTAAATTCGCCTTTGCGCTAATAAACGCGATTTTAAAAAACTTTTGATCGTCTTCTTCTGTGGGTATTATGGCGGCCTACACCCAAAAAGGTGTATTGCCGCCACCAACTGGACGGTTTAAAACCAAACAATTGTATTAATACATACGTAATAGTAAAACTAAGGTAATCCAACCTAATAAATtgttacattgccaaaacaaacaaaactccCACTTCCTTTTAGTTCTCCATATCTCCCTTCTCAGcctctaggacctgagagggtggtacggcttGTGCCAATATTGCATGTAACTCCTTCGCTGACAAATCTTTCAGCCCCGGGAACTGCTTCGCCACAATCACTATGATTTTTATCTTTCCCGACCTTCTCTCCACCTTGGCAGTGCCATTAATTACCATAGCTATAAATGCCAGACAGTCCACCTTCTTAACCTTTAAAATGTCAGGATCTGCTGGTGAAAGGCAACCCATGCATTCTGAAGTGTAGGCCTATCCACTACTCTTCTGGTGCACCATTCAAACCCTCAACCCTTTGTCACACCTGCTGCATATGAAATGCTCTGTACAACCCTGACTTTGGCCACCTCATTCCCTTTCATCCTTGAGTGGCATTCAGGAAGACATGGCTTCATGGTTCCCACCGCAATTGCAACGTCACATATTCATCACTTTTATAACACATATGATCCTTTCCACAACTTGCACATCTCGGCTTCTCCCTTCTGCAAACACTTGCTACactctgcaaaaatcactgaagctggatactcctctatctccctcactagctttaagcaccagcggTCAgcgcagctcacagatcactgcacctgtaaataacccatccaactacctcatccccatactgtcttttttatcttgctcctttgcaccccattatctctacttgcacattcatcttctatcactccagtgtttaattggtatattgtaattacttcgccaccatggcctatttattgcctttacctcccttatcttacctcatttgcacacactgtatagactttttctactgtattattgattgtgtgtttattccatgtgtaactctgtgttgttgtatgtgtcgaactgctttgctttatcttggccaggttgcagttgtaaatgagaacttgttctcaactagcctacctggttaaataaaggtgaaataaagaaacATGACCAAAACCTTTACAATGATCACACTGCATTGGTCTTGGGATAAATGCTCTGACTCTGTAGTTAATATACCATAACGGCACTTGAGTAGGAAGAGACTGCATATCAAAAAAACAAAAGAACAGACTTCACTTTTCATCACACGATTCACCCGAAGTGCTTCAAATCACTCCAGGAATATGTTTAATCTTCCCACGAAACGCCAGATAAAACCTCCTTGAGAGGTGCCCTGCTCAGAAGAGACACACACgacatttcaaatgtattaaatcagTTTGGATAACTCATGGTTTATTCAAAATCGGTACTCTGCTCAGCAGCTCCTCATTAACAAACCGTACTCCTACTAGATACGGTCATTATCA is a window of Oncorhynchus kisutch isolate 150728-3 linkage group LG3, Okis_V2, whole genome shotgun sequence DNA encoding:
- the ptpmt1 gene encoding phosphatidylglycerophosphatase and protein-tyrosine phosphatase 1 isoform X1, yielding MSGALARVLFYPTLAYNVVMEKVSSRRWFNRVDQTVILGALPFKSMTKELVQTENVRGVITMNEEYETEYFCNSAEEWKAEGVEQLRLSTVDLTGVPSLENLHRGVEFALSHREKGSSVYVHCKAGRCRSATLAAAYIIRIHCWSPEEACQMLASVRPHVIIRSSQLEMLRRYHQQVCGGGSI
- the ptpmt1 gene encoding phosphatidylglycerophosphatase and protein-tyrosine phosphatase 1 isoform X2, coding for MLVQTENVRGVITMNEEYETEYFCNSAEEWKAEGVEQLRLSTVDLTGVPSLENLHRGVEFALSHREKGSSVYVHCKAGRCRSATLAAAYIIRIHCWSPEEACQMLASVRPHVIIRSSQLEMLRRYHQQVCGGGSI